A DNA window from Helianthus annuus cultivar XRQ/B chromosome 15, HanXRQr2.0-SUNRISE, whole genome shotgun sequence contains the following coding sequences:
- the LOC110910705 gene encoding alkane hydroxylase MAH1 has translation MKLPFGYFELILALICYFSFFFYRQRHAALYDWPLLGMLPAFTRGAGKVHERCTEIFRQTGGTFLFKGPWFVHMDMLATVNPYDVHHIMSSNFLNFPKGNEFREIFEVLGDGIFNSDNELWRSHRKVTNALINNQKFFRFLARMNTEKLTNGLVPVLNNVASRGVVVDMQDVFQRLTFDTTCMFVTGYDPGCLSVDFKDVPFSRAMDEAEEAIFVRHVLPKGVWKLQRWLGVGKEKKLKKAWETLDDVIYGLIARKRRDLSDGVMSKNEAMGVDILTSLLTEKQTYSDGFKQDDKFLRDAILNIMIAGRDTTSSSLTWFLWLVMSHPDVERKIRDEINTIIPEYELGKPRIFEAEETNKLIYMHAAFCEALRLYPPVPFQHKGPVKPDVLPSGYRVDPNTKIMFSLYAMGRMETIWGDDSVEFKPERWITENHTIRHEPSYKFLSFNAGPRTCIGKQVAFNQMKAVGATILHNYNFKMVKGHVVAPNVSIILYMKHGLKVKVAPRWT, from the exons ATGAAGTTGCCTTTTGGCTACTTTGAGCTCATTCTCGCACTTATATGCTACTTCTCTTTCTTTTTCTACCGGCAACGGCACGCCGCACTGTACGACTGGCCGTTGCTCGGAATGCTTCCGGCCTTCACTCGTGGGGCCGGAAAAGTCCACGAACGCTGCACGGAGATTTTCCGTCAGACTGGTGGCACTTTCTTGTTCAAGGGCCCGTGGTTCGTCCACATGGACATGTTGGCCACCGTTAATCCGTACGATGTCCACCACATCATGAGCTCGAACTTCTTAAATTTCCCGAAAGGCAACGAGTTTCGGGAAATTTTCGAAGTTCTTGGAGACGGGATTTTCAACTCGGATAACGAGTTGTGGCGTAGTCATCGAAAGGTGACTAATGCTTTGATTAACAATCAAAAGTTTTTCCGGTTTTTGGCTCGGATGAACACCGAAAAACTTACTAACGGTTTGGTTCCGGTTCTTAACAATGTCGCCTCGAGAGGGGTGGTAGTGGATATGCAAGATGTGTTTCAAAGGCTTACGTTCGACACGACGTGTATGTTCGTTACCGGATATGACCCAGGGTGTTTATCGGTCGATTTCAAAGATGTCCCATTTTCTCGAGCCATGGATGAAGCCGAAGAAGCGATTTTCGTGCGACATGTCTTGCCGAAAGGCGTGTGGAAGCTGCAAAGGTGGCTAGGTGTTGGGAAAGAGAAGAAACTGAAAAAGGCATGGGAGACTTTAGATGATGTTATATACGGTCTCATTGCGCGAAAACGCAGAGATTTGAGTGACGGGGTCATGTCGAAAAACGAAGCAATGGGTGTCGACATCCTGACTTCTTTATTGACGGAGAAACAAACATATAGTGATGGGTTCAAACAAGACGATAAGTTCTTGAGAGATGCGATCTTGAATATAATGATCGCTGGGCGGGACACAACGAGCTCTTCACTAACATGGTTTCTCTGGCTCGTTATGTCCCACCCTGACGTCGAGAGAAAGATTAGAGACGAAATAAACACGATTATTCCAGAGTATGAACTTGGAAAACCTCGAATTTTCGAAGCCGAAGAAACCAACAAACTTATTTACATGCATGCCGCATTTTGTGAAGCGTTAAGGCTCTACCCGCCGGTTCCGTTCCAGCATAAGGGTCCGGTAAAACCGGATGTACTTCCAAGCGGCTATCGTGTTGATCCTAATACGAAG ATTATGTTTTCGTTATACGCGATGGGACGAATGGAGACGATATGGGGTGATGATAGCGTGGAATTCAAGCCAGAGCGATGGATTACCGAGAACCACACCATAAGGCACGAACCATCGTATAAGTTCTTGTCGTTCAATGCGGGCCCTCGGACATGCATAGGGAAACAAGTAGCCTTCAATCAAATGAAGGCTGTAGGTGCAACCATTTTACACAATTACAATTTTAAAATGGTTAAAGGTCATGTTGTGGCTCCTAATGTTTCGATCATTCTCTACATGAAACATGGCTTGAAGGTTAAAGTTGCACCAAGATGGACTTGA
- the LOC110912755 gene encoding ABC transporter F family member 5: MEITTNLRHTNLRSTFLTTTTLTNHRKPYFRPFTRPISTTLTNCINKPNKHLHTHHPIRLNVTNAIAIDTQTTTTSIDTDDTDDIESLFSNTSPETVDFRRANNKHSGASTISSGVRLENISKSYKGVTVLKDVSWEVKKGEKVGLVGVNGAGKTTQLRIISGAEEPDSGNVIKVKPNMRISFLSQEFEVSESRTVKEEFLDAFKEEMEVAKRLEKVQKAIEGSVEDLELMGRLLDEFDLLQRRAQAVNLDVVDVKISKLMPELGFSVEDADRLVASFSGGWQMRMSLGKILLQDPDLLLLDEPTNHLDLDTIEWLEGYLNKQDVPMVIISHDRAFLDQLCTKIVETDMGVSRTFIGNYSDYIIGKASWIEAQFTAWEKQQKEIEHTRGLISRLSAGANSGRASTAEKKLEKLQEEEQVEKPFIRKQMKIRFPERGRSGKEVVTIKNLGFSYEDKVLFEKANISIGRGEKIAIIGPNGCGKSTLLKLIMGLQSPDNGEVILGEHNVLPNYFEQNQAEALDLEKTVLDTVAEVAEDWRIDDIKGLLGRCNFKADMLDRKVSLLSGGEKARLAFCKFMVTPSTLLVLDEPTNHLDIPSKEMLEEAISEYEGTVITVSHDRYFIKQIVNRVLEVKDGNLEDYNGDYDYYLEKNLDAREKALEREAELEDKSPKAKAKSKMSKAEREARKKQKMQAFQQAKQKSKGLKNSKRWN, from the exons ATGGAAATAACCACCAATCTCCGCCACACCAACCTCCGCTCCACTTTCCTCACCACCACAACCCTCACCAACCACCGCAAACCCTATTTCCGCCCCTTCACCCGCCCAATTTCAACAACCCTAACAAACTGCATCAACAAACCTAACAAACACCTTCACACACATCATCCAATTAGGTTAAACGTAACAAACGCCATTGCTATAGACACTCAAACCACCACTACTAGTATAGACACAGATGATACAGACGATATAGAGTCACTATTCTCAAACACCTCGCCGGAAACCGTCGATTTCCGGCGAGCAAACAACAAGCACTCCGGTGCGTCAACAATATCTTCAGGTGTTAGGTTAGAAAACATTAGTAAAAGCTACAAAGGTGTTACAGTGTTGAAAGATGTAAGTTGGGAGGTGAAAAAGGGGGAGAAAGTAGGGTTAGTAGGTGTGAATGGAGCTGGTAAAACCACACAGTTAAGGATTATATCCGGTGCGGAGGAACCGGATTCCGGGAATGTGATTAAGGTGAAACCGAATATGAGGATATCGTTTTTGAGTCAGGAGTTTGAGGTGTCGGAGAGTAGGACGGTTAAGGAGGAGTTTTTGGATGCGTTTAAGGAGGAGATGGAGGTTGCGAAGCGGTTGGAGAAGGTGCAGAAGGCGATTGAAGGTTCGGTGGAGGATTTGGAGTTGATGGGGAGGCTTTTGGATGAGTTTGATTTGCTGCAGAGGCGTGCGCAGGCGGTGAATTTGGATGTTGTGGATGTTAAGATTAGTAAGTTGATGCCGGAACTTGGGTTTTCGGTTGAAGATGCGGATAGGCTTGTTGCATCGTTTAGCGGTGGGTGGCAGATGAGGATGTCACTTGGGAAGATATTGCTTCAG GATCCAGATTTGTTACTACTGGATGAACCTACAAATCATCTTGATCTAGACACGATTGAGTGGCTTGAAGGTTACCTTAACAAGCAAGATGTTCCAATGGTGATCATATCTCATGACAGAGCTTTTCTTGATCAATTATGCACAAAGATAGTGGAAACTGACATGGGTGTTTCTAGAACATTCATTGGAAACTATTCCGACTACATAATCGGTAAGGCATCGTGGATCGAAGCTCAGTTTACTGCATGGGAGAAGCAACAGAAGGAAATCGAGCATACACGAGGCTTAATTAGTAGGTTAAGTGCTGGAGCAAATTCTGGGCGCGCCTCTACGGCTGAAAAG AAGCTAGAAAAGCTTCAGGAGGAGGAACAAGTTGAGAAACCATTTATTCGGAAACAAATGAAGATTAGATTCCCGGAACGTGGAAGAAGTGGGAAAGAAGTCGTGACGATAAAAAATCTGGGATTTAGCTATGAGGACAAG GTTCTCTTTGAAAAAGCTAACATATCAATTGGAAGGGGTGAGAAAATTGCGATAATTGGGCCAAACGGTTGCGGAAAGAGTACTCTGCTCAAGTTGATAATGGGCTTACAAAGCCCAGATAACGGAGAAGTAATTCTTGGCGAACATAACGTGCTACCAAATTACTTTGAGCAAAATCAG GCGGAGGCTCTTGATCTAGAAAAAACAGTGCTTGATACTGTAGCCGAAGTTGCAGAAGATTGGCGAATCGATGATATAAAGGGACTCCTTGGACGTTGCAATTTTAAGGCTGATATGCTAGACAGGAAAGTCTCTCTATTGAGTGGTGGTGAAAAG GCCCGGCTTGCGTTTTGTAAGTTCATGGTTACGCCTTCCACCTTACTGGTGTTGGATGAGCCGACTAATCACTTGGATATACCTTCAAAAGAAATGCTCGAG GAAGCGATTTCTGAGTACGAGGGAACTGTCATTACGGTATCTCATGACCGATACTTCATAAAACAAATAGTGAACAGAGTTTTAGAAGTAAAAGATGGAAATTTGGAAGACTATAATGGCGACTACGAC TACTATCTCGAGAAGAACCTTGACGCAAGAGAAAAGGCGCTTGAGAGAGAAGCGGAGCTAGAGGACAAGTCCCCTAAAGCAAAAGCCAAATCCAAGATGTCGAAG GCGGAAAGAGAAGCTCGGAAGAAGCAAAAGATGCAGGCATTTCAGCAGGCGAAACAGAAATCGAAGggactgaaaaattcaaaaaggtgGAACTGA